A section of the Larus michahellis chromosome 1, bLarMic1.1, whole genome shotgun sequence genome encodes:
- the LOC141737662 gene encoding carboxypeptidase A2-like isoform X2 — MKGRATRKAELNITSTMKLILIFSALFGASLCLETFVGHQVLRIKTRNEEEVKQLQLLESLEHLELDFWINPSTAALPVDVRIPANNVQAVKAFLESHGIEYSILIEDLQVVLDKEKEDMAYGQQRERSSNSFNYGVYHTLDSIYAELDHLASEYSNIVSKLQIGQSYEKRPLYVLKFSTGGRNRPAIWLDAGIHSREWVTQASAIWIAKKIASDYGNDPSVTSLLNKMDIFLLTVSNPDGYVFTHTTNRMWRKTRSKNPGSVCVGVDPNRNWDAGFGGPGASSNPCSDSYRGPSANSEVEVRSVVNFIKNHGNIRAFLTLHSYSQLLMYPYGYKCTQPADYAELDALGRAAASSLRSLYGTTFTVGSICTTIYQASGGSIDWSYDYGIKYSFAFELRDTGRYGFVLPASQIIPTAEETWLGLKKIMEHVRDNPY; from the exons GCTGAGCTGAACATCACATCAACCATGAAGCTGATTTTGATCTTCAGTGCCCTCTTCGGGGCTTCCTTGTGCCTGGAAACTTTTGTTGG GCACCAGGTTCTCCGAATCAAGACAAGAAATGAGGAGGAGGTTAAGCAGTTACAGCTTTTGGAATCACTGGAACACCTTGAG ctCGATTTCTGGATAAATCCCTCCACCGCCGCCCTTCCTGTGGATGTGCGAATCCCTGCTAACAATGTCCAAGCAGTCAAAGCTTTCCTGGAATCCCATGGGATTGAGTACTCCATCCTGATCGAAGACCTGCAG GTTGTTCtagataaagaaaaggaagatatgGCCTACGGTCAACAAAGGGAGCGCAGCAGCAACAGCTTCAACTACGGAGTTTACCACACTCTAGATTCC ATTTATGCGGAACTGGATCATCTTGCATCTGAGTACAGCAACATTGTCAGCAAGCTCCAGATCGGGCAATCCTATGAAAAGCGGCCTTTGTATGTGCTGAAG TTCAGCACGGGAGGAAGGAACCGTCCTGCAATCTGGCTGGATGCCGGGATCCATTCCCGAGAGTGGGTTACTCAAGCGAGCGCGATATGGATAGCTAAAAAG ATTGCCTCCGACTATGGGAACGATCCATCCGTCACCTCTCTGCTGAACAAAATGGACATTTTCCTGCTGACAGTCTCAAACCCCGATGGATACGTATTCACTCACACCACA aaCCGCATGTGGCGGAAGACCCGCTCCAAGAATCCAGGCAGTGTGTGTGTTGGAGTTGATCCAAACAGGAACTGGGATGCAGGTTTTGGAG GTCCTGGAGCCAGTAGTAATCCCTGTTCTGACTCCTACCGTGGGCCCAGTGCCAACTCAGAGGTGGAAGTTAGATCTGTTGTCAACTTTATTAAGAATCACGGAAACATCCGGGCCTTCCTCACCCTCCACAGTTACTCTCAGCTCCTGATGTACCCCTATGGCTACAAATGCACTCAACCGGCAGACTACGCCGAGCTG gatGCCTTGGGAAGAGCTGCCGCCAGTTCCCTCCGGTCCCTGTACGGCACCACCTTTACAGTGGGGAGCATTTGCACTACAATCT ACCAAGCCAGCGGAGGCAGCATTGACTGGAGCTACGATTACGGCATCAAATACTCTTTCGCCTTTGAGCTGCGAGACACGGGTCGCTACGGTTTCGTCCTGCCAGCCAGCCAAATTATCCCCACTGCAGAGGAGACCTGGCTGGGTCTGAAAAAAATCATGGAGCACGTGCGAGACAACCCGTACTAA
- the LOC141737662 gene encoding carboxypeptidase A2-like isoform X1, whose amino-acid sequence MKLILIFSALFGASLCLETFVGHQVLRIKTRNEEEVKQLQLLESLEHLELDFWINPSTAALPVDVRIPANNVQAVKAFLESHGIEYSILIEDLQVVLDKEKEDMAYGQQRERSSNSFNYGVYHTLDSIYAELDHLASEYSNIVSKLQIGQSYEKRPLYVLKFSTGGRNRPAIWLDAGIHSREWVTQASAIWIAKKIASDYGNDPSVTSLLNKMDIFLLTVSNPDGYVFTHTTNRMWRKTRSKNPGSVCVGVDPNRNWDAGFGGPGASSNPCSDSYRGPSANSEVEVRSVVNFIKNHGNIRAFLTLHSYSQLLMYPYGYKCTQPADYAELDALGRAAASSLRSLYGTTFTVGSICTTIYQASGGSIDWSYDYGIKYSFAFELRDTGRYGFVLPASQIIPTAEETWLGLKKIMEHVRDNPY is encoded by the exons ATGAAGCTGATTTTGATCTTCAGTGCCCTCTTCGGGGCTTCCTTGTGCCTGGAAACTTTTGTTGG GCACCAGGTTCTCCGAATCAAGACAAGAAATGAGGAGGAGGTTAAGCAGTTACAGCTTTTGGAATCACTGGAACACCTTGAG ctCGATTTCTGGATAAATCCCTCCACCGCCGCCCTTCCTGTGGATGTGCGAATCCCTGCTAACAATGTCCAAGCAGTCAAAGCTTTCCTGGAATCCCATGGGATTGAGTACTCCATCCTGATCGAAGACCTGCAG GTTGTTCtagataaagaaaaggaagatatgGCCTACGGTCAACAAAGGGAGCGCAGCAGCAACAGCTTCAACTACGGAGTTTACCACACTCTAGATTCC ATTTATGCGGAACTGGATCATCTTGCATCTGAGTACAGCAACATTGTCAGCAAGCTCCAGATCGGGCAATCCTATGAAAAGCGGCCTTTGTATGTGCTGAAG TTCAGCACGGGAGGAAGGAACCGTCCTGCAATCTGGCTGGATGCCGGGATCCATTCCCGAGAGTGGGTTACTCAAGCGAGCGCGATATGGATAGCTAAAAAG ATTGCCTCCGACTATGGGAACGATCCATCCGTCACCTCTCTGCTGAACAAAATGGACATTTTCCTGCTGACAGTCTCAAACCCCGATGGATACGTATTCACTCACACCACA aaCCGCATGTGGCGGAAGACCCGCTCCAAGAATCCAGGCAGTGTGTGTGTTGGAGTTGATCCAAACAGGAACTGGGATGCAGGTTTTGGAG GTCCTGGAGCCAGTAGTAATCCCTGTTCTGACTCCTACCGTGGGCCCAGTGCCAACTCAGAGGTGGAAGTTAGATCTGTTGTCAACTTTATTAAGAATCACGGAAACATCCGGGCCTTCCTCACCCTCCACAGTTACTCTCAGCTCCTGATGTACCCCTATGGCTACAAATGCACTCAACCGGCAGACTACGCCGAGCTG gatGCCTTGGGAAGAGCTGCCGCCAGTTCCCTCCGGTCCCTGTACGGCACCACCTTTACAGTGGGGAGCATTTGCACTACAATCT ACCAAGCCAGCGGAGGCAGCATTGACTGGAGCTACGATTACGGCATCAAATACTCTTTCGCCTTTGAGCTGCGAGACACGGGTCGCTACGGTTTCGTCCTGCCAGCCAGCCAAATTATCCCCACTGCAGAGGAGACCTGGCTGGGTCTGAAAAAAATCATGGAGCACGTGCGAGACAACCCGTACTAA
- the LOC141737663 gene encoding carboxypeptidase A1-like, producing MKILLVFAALVAAAGSERLFVGDQVLRITARDEEQIALLRVLGERAELQVDFWRDPTSPDHPADLRVPFPSLHAVKIFLESHSISYSIMIEDVQELLDEEKKNMTKSRRTERSTSTFDFASYHTIEEIYDWMDVLVDDHPNLISKIEIGQSYENRSLYVLKFSTGGSNRPAIWLDTGIHSREWITQATGVWTANKIAEEYGQDPSVTAILDSMDIFFEIIANPDGFVFTHSSNRLWRKTRSVNAGSDCIGVDPNRNWDAGFGGSGSSSDPCSDLYRGPYAHSEREVKAVVDFIQGHGNVKSVISIHSYSQMLLFPYGYKRGPAAHHQELNELAKKAVSDLAAMYGTKYSYGSIANTIYLADGTTVDWTYDNGVKYSFTFELRDTGRYGFLLPSTQIIPTATETWPALLDIMVHVLENPY from the exons ATGAAGATCCTCCTGGTTTTCGCCGCTCTCGTGGCAGCCGCCGGCAGCGAGCGGCTTTTCGTGGG GGACCAGGTCCTGCGCATCACAGCCAGGGACGAGGAGCAGATCGCCCTGCTCAGGGTGCTGGGCGAgcgggcagagctgcag GTTGACTTTTGGCGTGACCCCACCAGCCCTGACCACCCAGCCGACCTCCGggtgcccttccccagcctccatGCGGTCAAGATCTTCTTGGAGTCCCATAGCATTTCCTACAGCATCATGATCGAGGACGTGCAG GAATTattggatgaggaaaagaaaaacatgacgAAGTCCAGGAGGACAGAGAGAAGCACCAGCACCTTCGATTTTGCCTCCTACCACACGATAGAGGAG ATCTACGACTGGATGGACGTGTTGGTGGATGATCATCCCAACCTCATTAGCAAGATCGAGATCGGGCAGAGCTACGAGAACAGATCCCTGTACGTGCTGAAG TTCAGCACCGGGGGATCAAATCGGCCGGCCATCTGGCTGGACACTGGCATCCACTCGCGGGAATGGATCACCCAAGCCACCGGTGTCTGGACGGCCAACAAG ATCGCTGAGGAGTATGGCCAGGACCCCTCTGTGACCGCCATCCTGGACAGCATGGACATCTTCTTTGAGATCATCGCCAACCCTGATGGCTTTGTCTTCACCCACAGCTCC AACCGCCTGTGGCGCAAGACAAGGTCCGTCAACGCCGGCTCTGATTGCATCGGTGTAGACCCCAACCGAAACTGGGATGCAGGCTTTGGAG GCTCCGGCTCCAGCAGCGATCCCTGCTCCGACCTCTACCGCGGCCCCTATGCCCACTCTGAGCGCGAAGTGAAAGCCGTCGTGGACTTCATCCAAGGCCATGGGAACGTGAAATCGGTCATCTCCATCCACAGCTACTCCCAGATGCTGCTTTTCCCCTACGGCTACAAGAGAGGTCCTGCAGCCCATCACCAGGAACTG AATGAGTTGGCTAAAAAGGCGGTGAGCGACTTGGCTGCCATGTATGGGACGAAATACTCCTACGGCAGCATCGCAAACACCATCT ACTTGGCAGACGGCACCACCGTCGACTGGACCTATGACAATGGGGTGAAATATTCCTTCACCTTCGAGCTGAGGGACACGGGACGCTACGGCTTcctcctgcccagcacccagATCATCCCCACCGCTACCGAGACCTGGCCGGCACTACTGGACATCATGGTCCACGTCCTGGAGAATCCATACTGA
- the LOC141738056 gene encoding carboxypeptidase A1-like, translating to MGFKRPWGALGTQDGLFRLTMRALVLLAALVAVAAGTETFIGHQVLRITPTNDEELQKVQELQDLEELQLDFWLAPRGLGHPVDIRVPFPSLQPLKAHLEANGISYSIMIEDVQTLVDDEQMEMLRGRRGLPVSTNTFDYATYHSLDEIYTFMDLLVAENPNLVSKLEIGRSTENRPLYVLKFSKGGTNRPAIWIDTGIHSREWVTQASGVWFAKKIVQDHENNEGVASILDKMDIFLEIVTNPDGFVFTQTQNRMWRKTRSRRSGSVCVGVDPNRNWDAGFGGPGASGNACSETYHGPYANSEPEVKSIVDFVKSHGNIKAFISIHSYSQLLLYPYGYTTTPVPDQKELHEISEKAVAALSSLYGTNYKYGSIITTIYQASGGTIDWTYNQGIKYSFTFELRDTGRYGFLLPAKQIVPTAQETWLALKVIMQYTLDHPY from the exons ATGGGATTTAAGAGGCCCTGGGGTGCCCTTGGGACACAGGACGGGCTCTTTCGGCTGACGATGAGGGCCCTCgtgctgctggctgccctggTGGCAGTGGCCGCTGGCACCGAGACTTTTATTGG GCACCAGGTGCTGCGCATCACCCCTACCAACGATGAGGAGCTGCAGAaggtgcaggagctgcaggacctCGAGGAGCTGCAG CTGGATTTCTGGCTTGCACCCCGCGGCCTGGGGCACCCGGTCGACATCCGcgtgcccttccccagcctgcagcccctcaaagcccacctggaggccAACGGCATCTCCTACTCCATCATGATTGAGGACGTGCAG ACGCTGGTGGATGATGAGCAGATGGAGATGCTTCGCGGCCGCCGTGGGCTGCCAGTCTCCACCAACACCTTCGACTATGCCACCTACCACAGCCTGGATGAA aTCTACACCTTCATGGACCTGCTGGTGGCCGAAAACCCCAACCTGGTCAGCAAGCTTGAGATCGGTCGGTCGACGGAGAACCGTCCCCTCTACGTGCTCAAG TTCAGCAAAGGGGGGACGAACCGCCCAGCCATCTGGATTGACACCGGCATCCACTCCCGCGAATGGGTGACGCAAGCCAGCGGCGTCTGGTTTGCCAAGAAG ATTGTCCAAGATCATGAGAATAATGAAGGTGTGGCCTCCATCCTGGACAAGATGGACATCTTCCTGGAGATTGTCACCAACCCGGACGGCTTCGTCTTCACCCAAACCCAG AATCGTATGTGGCGCAAGACCAGGTCCAGGCGCTCTGGCTCCGTTTGCGTCGGTGTGGACCCCAACCGCAACTGGGATGCAGGTTTCGGAG GGCCTGGGGCCAGCGGGAACGCCTGCTCCGAGACATACCATGGACCCTATGCCAACTCAGAGCCTGAGGTGAAATCCATCGTGGACTTCGTGAAGAGCCATGGGAACATCAAGGCTTTCATCTCCATCCACAGCtactcccagctcctgctctacCCCTACGGCTACACCACCACCCCAGTGCCTGACCAGAAGGAACTG CATGAGATTTCCGAGAAGGCTGTCgcagctctgtcttctctgtacGGCACCAACTACAAGTACGGCAGCATCATCACCACTATCT ATCAGGCGAGCGGAGGAACCATCGACTGGACGTACAACCAGGGCATTAAGTACTCCTTCACCTTCGAGCTGCGGGACACGGGGCGCTACGGGTTCCTGCTCCCCGCCAAACAGATCGTCCCGACCGCCCAGGAGACGTGGCTGGCGCTGAAGGTCATCATGCAGTACACGTTGGACCATCCCTACTAA